Proteins encoded in a region of the Clostridia bacterium genome:
- a CDS encoding peptidylprolyl isomerase, with translation MELPADASQIESISTEPDGAPVDSLRQVIATVNGEPVLRGEVVRSVEGQLGARILQQILSERVVRQAARKAGIEMDPDRVSYELSRFKLMSGEQWPAVLEQYGMTEQELWNALELSMLLTDLSSVGVEVTEEDARGYYEQNRAQFGEPELVRASHILVGTEEEAREVLRQLKEGADFAALATAKSSDGGSAPSGGDLGFFERGEMVPEFEEAAFSMEPGQISDAVHTDFGWHVILVAERRAPEPVEFEQVRKDIVAMLVKERSVDPKALLADLVSSSEIVVLDPLYQHQ, from the coding sequence TTGGAGCTTCCAGCGGATGCAAGCCAGATTGAATCGATAAGTACTGAGCCTGACGGCGCCCCTGTTGATTCCCTGCGGCAGGTTATTGCGACCGTGAATGGAGAGCCAGTGCTGCGTGGAGAGGTTGTCCGCTCCGTAGAGGGGCAGCTGGGCGCGAGGATCCTGCAGCAGATCCTGAGCGAGCGTGTAGTAAGGCAGGCAGCGCGCAAGGCAGGCATTGAGATGGATCCGGACAGGGTGAGCTACGAGCTGTCTCGGTTCAAACTGATGTCGGGCGAACAGTGGCCAGCAGTCCTAGAGCAGTATGGAATGACGGAGCAGGAACTATGGAACGCCCTTGAGCTGAGCATGCTCCTTACCGACCTGAGCTCAGTTGGGGTTGAAGTCACCGAAGAGGACGCCCGAGGTTACTACGAGCAGAACAGGGCGCAATTCGGTGAGCCTGAACTGGTTCGCGCCAGCCACATCCTTGTTGGCACTGAGGAGGAGGCGCGCGAAGTTCTCCGTCAGCTCAAAGAGGGCGCTGATTTCGCCGCTCTTGCCACTGCGAAGTCATCGGACGGAGGATCAGCGCCGAGCGGAGGCGATCTTGGATTCTTCGAACGCGGCGAGATGGTCCCGGAGTTCGAGGAAGCCGCGTTCTCCATGGAGCCCGGCCAGATCAGCGACGCTGTGCATACTGACTTCGGATGGCACGTGATCCTCGTGGCGGAGCGCAGGGCGCCGGAACCGGTGGAGTTCGAGCAAGTTCGGAAGGACATCGTCGCCATGCTGGTCAAGGAGAGGTCCGTGGACCCCAAGGCGCTCCTTGCGGATCTTGTCAGTTCCTCTGAGATAGTGGTGTTGGACCCTCTATATCAGCACCAGTAG
- a CDS encoding ABC-F family ATP-binding cassette domain-containing protein, whose protein sequence is MLLAAISSVSKSFGDHTVFKDASFQVHSGECVAVFGPNGCGKSTMLKMIIGQVEPDSGHVWRAPDLAVGYLPQSPSFVPGASPRSICAKAALPGVAFRRDGLGDARAVADATLRCLGITQETATRDIADLSCGERTRAGLAQAWCSNPDLIVLDEPTNHLDIAGLELLAEMVRAFRGAVVIVSHDRYFLDRTATRIIELSTDGTRSYPGNYTKYLRQKQLEFDTQMSDYVHQERKERQILAAIARQQEWGLKAHSEAGTNDFWRARAKKNAARAKATIARLNRMRDEGIEKPRKAQECRVQLGESSRAGRRLVYSDGISMGYDHDLFSTGAIAVMRGERIGIVGPNGAGKSTLLKGLLGLLPPRAGHVWISPSVSWFYYDQAQAQFSPADTAMGVVTEATGRPPYDVRSMLGALLLRGEAVDRRIATLSLGERVRVDFARMVGGSYSLLALDEPTNNLDIQSREAIEGALEAWDGTLLIVSHDRYLLNRLCTKIVCIEQGILHTYPGRYCDFELSRKSAADRPTKAGSRGLGPPDGKDDEHTGNRLLLENRLAVLSARLSERSLSEEERTQAQHEFMELSRALARTQR, encoded by the coding sequence ATGCTGTTAGCAGCAATCAGCAGTGTATCGAAATCATTCGGCGACCACACTGTGTTCAAAGACGCATCATTCCAGGTGCACTCTGGCGAGTGCGTCGCAGTATTCGGGCCAAATGGGTGCGGGAAATCCACGATGCTCAAGATGATCATCGGCCAAGTCGAGCCTGATTCGGGCCATGTATGGCGCGCGCCCGATCTGGCTGTCGGATATCTCCCCCAGTCTCCCAGCTTCGTGCCTGGCGCCAGCCCGCGCAGCATCTGTGCTAAGGCGGCGCTGCCTGGAGTCGCCTTCAGGAGAGATGGTCTTGGGGATGCGCGGGCAGTGGCAGATGCCACGCTCCGTTGCCTCGGCATCACCCAAGAGACCGCCACACGCGACATCGCCGACCTGAGCTGTGGCGAGCGAACTCGCGCAGGGCTTGCACAGGCCTGGTGCAGCAACCCAGACCTGATTGTCCTCGATGAACCCACGAACCATCTGGACATCGCCGGCCTTGAGTTGCTGGCCGAGATGGTGCGCGCATTTCGAGGCGCGGTGGTCATCGTCTCTCATGACCGGTACTTTCTGGACCGCACAGCAACCCGTATAATCGAGCTATCAACCGACGGAACGCGCTCCTATCCCGGCAACTACACCAAGTACCTCAGGCAGAAACAGCTGGAGTTCGATACCCAGATGTCCGACTATGTGCACCAGGAGAGGAAGGAACGCCAGATTCTCGCCGCGATAGCGCGACAGCAGGAATGGGGCCTGAAGGCCCACAGCGAAGCGGGGACCAACGACTTCTGGAGGGCCAGAGCAAAGAAGAACGCCGCCAGGGCAAAAGCGACAATCGCACGGTTGAACAGGATGCGGGACGAAGGTATTGAGAAACCTCGGAAAGCTCAGGAGTGTCGAGTGCAGCTCGGCGAGTCGAGCCGAGCAGGCCGCAGGCTCGTGTACTCAGACGGCATCTCGATGGGGTACGATCACGACCTATTCAGCACTGGGGCGATCGCGGTGATGCGCGGAGAAAGAATCGGCATCGTCGGCCCTAACGGGGCGGGAAAGAGCACCCTGCTCAAGGGGCTCCTCGGGTTGCTGCCGCCTCGTGCCGGACATGTATGGATCAGTCCCTCCGTGTCGTGGTTCTACTATGATCAGGCGCAGGCGCAATTCAGCCCGGCAGACACGGCCATGGGGGTCGTCACCGAGGCTACGGGCAGGCCTCCCTACGACGTAAGGTCGATGCTTGGGGCGCTTCTCCTGAGAGGAGAGGCTGTTGACAGGCGGATTGCCACGCTCAGCCTAGGAGAGCGCGTGAGGGTGGATTTCGCGCGGATGGTTGGGGGATCATACAGTCTCCTCGCTCTCGACGAACCCACGAACAACCTAGACATCCAGTCGCGCGAGGCTATAGAGGGTGCGCTTGAGGCATGGGACGGCACGCTGCTGATCGTGTCTCACGATCGATACCTGCTGAATCGGCTGTGCACCAAGATCGTCTGCATCGAACAAGGCATTCTCCACACGTACCCAGGTCGATACTGTGACTTCGAGCTTAGTAGGAAGTCGGCGGCGGATAGGCCAACCAAAGCAGGCAGCCGCGGCCTCGGGCCTCCGGATGGGAAGGACGATGAACACACCGGGAACAGGCTGCTCCTTGAGAACAGGCTTGCCGTGCTTTCGGCTCGCCTATCCGAGCGATCCCTCTCGGAAGAGGAGCGAACCCAAGCTCAGCATGAGTTCATGGAACTGTCACGCGCACTCGCCCGGACACAGAGGTAG
- a CDS encoding TIGR00300 family protein, giving the protein MYTAEIELRGHLIDSLILSRVVDAIIDLGGDFEFLETQIGRTKMDSSYARVEIGAETCEELDEILARVHELGALVANQEEVALAPVEQDGVFPDGFYSTTNLETFINLSEEWVPVQHIEMDCGIVADREKREALCLPMGEVRRGQLVVIGRKGIRIAPMERTRHKEVFSFMGSEISSEKPKARVVGEIAREMKEIREHSGKILVVAGPAVIHTGAGKHLVALIRAGYVNVLFAGNAVAVHDVESALFGTSLGVYLETGAPAAEGHTHHLRAINRIRGLGGLRQAVEAGVLTKGVMHALITENVPFVLAGSIRDDGPLPDVETDTVRAQSDMRRNTEGVEMALMLSSMLHSIATGNLLPARVKTVCVDINPATVTKLADRGTFQAIGIVSDVEWFLKELVARLIEQ; this is encoded by the coding sequence GTGTACACGGCTGAAATCGAGCTTAGAGGGCACCTAATCGACTCGCTGATACTGTCGCGTGTAGTGGATGCCATCATCGATCTGGGAGGGGATTTCGAATTCCTCGAAACCCAGATAGGACGCACCAAGATGGATTCAAGCTATGCGCGGGTGGAGATCGGCGCTGAGACGTGTGAGGAGCTTGACGAGATACTCGCGCGAGTGCATGAGCTGGGAGCGCTTGTTGCCAATCAGGAGGAGGTTGCCCTCGCCCCCGTGGAGCAGGATGGGGTATTCCCCGACGGATTCTACTCCACCACCAACCTGGAGACATTCATCAACCTCTCCGAGGAGTGGGTTCCGGTCCAGCATATCGAGATGGACTGCGGAATTGTGGCGGATCGGGAGAAACGCGAAGCGCTATGCCTGCCCATGGGTGAGGTACGTCGCGGACAGCTGGTGGTAATTGGCAGAAAGGGTATACGCATCGCGCCCATGGAGAGAACCCGGCACAAAGAAGTGTTCTCATTCATGGGAAGCGAGATCTCGAGCGAGAAGCCAAAGGCTCGGGTTGTTGGAGAGATCGCACGGGAAATGAAGGAAATCCGGGAGCACAGCGGCAAGATCCTGGTGGTGGCTGGCCCGGCGGTGATCCACACTGGGGCAGGCAAACACCTGGTGGCTCTCATACGCGCAGGTTACGTGAATGTGCTATTCGCTGGGAACGCGGTAGCTGTGCACGATGTGGAATCCGCGCTGTTTGGCACGTCGCTCGGGGTGTATCTGGAAACTGGAGCCCCGGCAGCGGAAGGCCACACCCATCACCTGCGGGCTATCAACCGCATCCGGGGCCTGGGCGGGCTGCGTCAGGCCGTTGAAGCAGGCGTGCTCACAAAGGGCGTCATGCACGCGCTTATCACGGAGAACGTTCCATTCGTGCTGGCAGGGTCCATTCGTGACGATGGGCCGCTGCCTGATGTGGAAACCGATACTGTGCGTGCGCAGTCCGATATGAGGAGAAACACTGAGGGTGTGGAGATGGCCCTGATGCTGTCGTCAATGCTGCACTCCATAGCCACAGGCAACCTCCTTCCTGCTCGTGTGAAAACAGTGTGTGTCGACATAAACCCAGCGACTGTCACTAAGCTTGCGGACCGCGGCACGTTCCAGGCGATCGGGATTGTGAGTGACGTCGAGTGGTTCCTCAAGGAGCTTGTGGCCAGGCTGATTGAACAGTGA
- a CDS encoding peptidylprolyl isomerase: MEEHPVATVELESGAAIEIELYPDTAPNTVRSFISLIRKGYYTGLTFHRVIPGFMIQGGCPKGVGIGGPGYSIRGEFALNGVENSLKHTKGVISMARSSHPDSAGSQFFIMAGTAPHLDGNYAAFGKVISGLDEVERIVSVPRDRNDKPLSPERMKRVTVELFDTEYPEPDKVD, translated from the coding sequence ATGGAAGAACACCCCGTCGCAACGGTAGAGCTTGAGAGCGGCGCCGCCATTGAGATCGAGTTGTACCCGGACACCGCTCCGAATACCGTGCGGAGCTTCATCAGCCTGATTCGCAAGGGCTACTATACTGGCCTGACGTTCCACCGAGTGATCCCCGGCTTCATGATCCAGGGGGGATGCCCGAAGGGCGTGGGAATCGGGGGGCCGGGATACAGCATCCGAGGAGAGTTCGCGCTCAACGGAGTCGAGAACAGCCTGAAGCATACCAAGGGAGTCATCTCCATGGCCCGTTCCTCCCACCCGGACTCTGCGGGCTCGCAGTTCTTCATCATGGCAGGAACAGCCCCTCACCTTGATGGGAATTACGCGGCCTTCGGGAAAGTCATATCCGGCCTCGATGAAGTAGAGCGCATCGTATCAGTCCCGCGCGACCGAAACGACAAGCCCCTCTCCCCTGAACGCATGAAGCGCGTCACTGTTGAGCTGTTTGACACGGAATACCCCGAACCCGACAAGGTCGACTAG
- a CDS encoding ATP-binding protein produces the protein MRFFQTVDLANRLLEKNAKGTLGSFTRDLESCDLLIVDELGFLPLHRHAAELLFQVIANCYERRSVAITTNLEFGHWNTVIDDNRLTVALIDRLVHHGHVLAFTGESYRLRHALSQLNAPGAADDTGPQQKTP, from the coding sequence GTGCGATTCTTTCAGACGGTCGATCTGGCCAATCGCCTGCTTGAGAAGAACGCAAAGGGAACGCTGGGGAGCTTCACGCGGGATCTCGAATCGTGCGATCTGCTCATTGTGGACGAGCTGGGCTTTCTACCCCTGCATCGCCACGCAGCCGAGCTTCTGTTCCAGGTGATAGCCAATTGCTACGAGCGCCGAAGCGTGGCCATAACCACGAATCTCGAATTCGGACACTGGAACACGGTGATCGACGACAACCGGCTGACCGTGGCGCTCATCGACAGGCTCGTTCACCACGGACACGTGCTGGCGTTCACCGGTGAAAGCTATCGTCTACGGCATGCTCTCTCACAGCTGAATGCGCCGGGCGCAGCTGACGACACAGGTCCCCAACAGAAGACGCCCTAA